Proteins from a single region of Pseudopedobacter saltans DSM 12145:
- a CDS encoding T9SS type A sorting domain-containing protein, with amino-acid sequence MKKLFTLLLAICCFSQLKAQISGDYRSVKSGNWNDIGVWEIYSTSWKAATTKPGSSRNVTVTAGHTVTLDGSNSCNNLTVEAGATLNSSVNAAEEAYFLRVGGVSGSNAIVQNNGLIGSTNGTGDGIMLEAAANAASVIIRGSGICQVERLRAVSGNNNNFVMEIDQDITVTAENAAAFTAYYNNSANKSTDNYTITINEGKTVRILNNSGYFHFASNSTSYPGGNYTYNINGILDISNSTVTSHIIPVSNSASDKNVILNINGLLKLGTGLNLINSSPSGNNDGKVVINVNNGGLIDATKTTTLTTGDNYFRLAGNGSLKRKVDNNDVLFPIGLQSGSSANSVILNNSGTETNFTVNLVSTFDVNPASTQIVNRQWNITTEDAGANTNIKLNWKAADQGSGFDLLQGVSLARLDGSSWTPVATSLTTGPDASGFYQAEHSGITSFGSFSLQNTSTLPLDFVNFSLALKKNTVFSSVALNWITANEINTKDFLIERGTDRNNFITVGTISSKNNAGLNYYSFNDNSPSYGTNYYRLKQIDNDGKFSFSKILSINIDNKIDIVTYPNPSSKDLHISYPAKAFNHTVITISDMTGKIIRKIDNYDVNDSSQFLYNIEDLKPQIYLLTVSNAVIFKSIKFVKN; translated from the coding sequence ATGAAAAAATTATTTACGCTTTTATTAGCTATTTGTTGCTTTTCGCAACTGAAGGCACAGATAAGTGGAGATTATCGCTCTGTAAAGTCTGGGAATTGGAATGACATCGGTGTCTGGGAGATATACTCCACATCCTGGAAAGCTGCTACCACAAAGCCCGGAAGCTCCAGAAATGTAACTGTAACAGCTGGACACACAGTGACATTAGACGGCAGCAATAGTTGTAACAACTTAACTGTTGAAGCTGGCGCAACTCTAAATTCTAGTGTAAATGCTGCGGAAGAGGCTTATTTTTTACGAGTAGGCGGTGTAAGTGGAAGTAATGCCATTGTACAAAATAACGGCTTAATTGGTTCTACAAACGGAACTGGTGATGGTATTATGTTAGAAGCTGCCGCAAACGCAGCCAGCGTCATTATAAGAGGTTCAGGAATATGTCAGGTCGAGCGTTTACGAGCAGTTTCTGGGAACAATAATAACTTCGTGATGGAAATAGATCAGGATATAACAGTTACAGCTGAAAATGCCGCTGCTTTTACGGCTTATTACAATAATAGTGCGAACAAATCAACAGATAATTATACAATAACTATTAATGAAGGAAAAACAGTTAGGATATTAAATAATAGTGGATATTTTCATTTTGCAAGTAACTCAACTTCCTACCCGGGGGGTAACTATACCTATAATATCAATGGAATATTGGATATCAGCAATTCAACAGTAACATCTCACATCATTCCTGTCTCTAACAGCGCCTCAGATAAAAATGTAATTCTTAACATAAATGGCCTTTTAAAACTCGGCACAGGCTTAAACCTTATCAACTCCTCGCCTTCCGGAAACAATGATGGAAAAGTTGTCATCAACGTAAACAACGGTGGACTTATAGACGCCACTAAAACCACGACACTTACTACCGGAGACAATTATTTCAGATTGGCAGGAAATGGTTCCCTAAAAAGAAAAGTTGACAATAATGATGTCCTATTCCCTATCGGCTTACAATCAGGATCTTCTGCTAATTCTGTCATTTTAAATAATTCAGGTACAGAGACCAATTTCACTGTAAATCTTGTGAGTACATTTGATGTGAATCCGGCCAGTACACAAATTGTTAACAGACAATGGAATATCACAACGGAAGATGCAGGTGCAAATACTAATATAAAACTTAACTGGAAAGCCGCCGATCAAGGTTCGGGATTCGATCTTTTGCAAGGTGTATCTTTAGCCAGATTAGATGGAAGTTCGTGGACTCCTGTTGCAACTTCATTAACTACAGGTCCGGATGCCTCAGGCTTTTATCAGGCTGAACATTCGGGAATTACTTCTTTTGGTAGTTTTTCTTTACAGAATACCTCTACTTTGCCTTTAGACTTTGTAAATTTTAGTTTAGCTCTTAAAAAAAACACAGTATTTTCTTCAGTTGCACTGAACTGGATTACAGCAAACGAGATCAACACGAAAGACTTCCTAATTGAACGCGGTACTGATCGAAATAACTTTATTACTGTTGGAACGATATCTTCTAAAAATAATGCAGGCTTGAATTATTACAGCTTTAATGACAACTCGCCTTCTTATGGCACTAATTACTATCGTTTAAAACAGATAGATAACGATGGTAAATTTAGTTTTAGCAAGATTTTAAGTATAAATATTGATAACAAAATTGATATAGTCACCTATCCTAATCCCTCTTCAAAAGATTTACACATTTCATATCCTGCAAAAGCTTTTAATCATACTGTCATCACTATTTCTGATATGACAGGAAAGATTATCAGGAAAATAGACAATTATGATGTTAACGATTCCAGTCAATTTCTATATAACATAGAAGATCTAAAACCACAAATTTATCTCCTAACTGTCTCTAATGCAGTAATCTTTAAGAGTATTAAATTTGTAAAGAATTGA
- a CDS encoding substrate-binding domain-containing protein → MAKKVVRIKDIALKSGVSTGTVDRVLHNRGRVSEDAKKKVLAVIDELNYEPNLIARALGNNKIFTIAALIPDGKLDTYWEAPASGIKHAEKELRGYGIAVEQFLFDPYNVESFIKQAKQITADNFEGILVSPIFYKEVLPFLEYWRENDIPFIFFNTQIADFGPLSYIGQDSFQSGLVAAKLISNSISNGYIVIAHIDESTKNAAHLLEKENGFNSFFKNKKEFQTITAELNNSTEKDFFGQLDKLFQNNKDIKAIYVTTSKAYHIANYLQKKKLKDIKLVGYDLLDKNIEYLENGLIKYLINQNPYGQGYLGISYLTDYLVFKKKVPGIKHLPLDIIIAENAKYYINKY, encoded by the coding sequence ATGGCGAAAAAGGTAGTAAGAATAAAAGATATCGCTTTAAAATCTGGAGTATCAACCGGTACGGTTGACAGAGTTTTACACAATAGAGGACGTGTTTCTGAGGATGCCAAAAAAAAGGTTTTAGCTGTAATCGATGAGCTTAACTACGAACCAAATCTTATTGCAAGAGCTTTAGGTAACAATAAAATTTTCACCATCGCCGCGCTTATTCCGGACGGTAAACTGGATACCTACTGGGAAGCACCTGCGTCGGGGATAAAACATGCCGAAAAAGAATTGAGAGGCTACGGTATTGCGGTGGAGCAGTTTTTATTTGACCCTTATAACGTAGAAAGCTTTATTAAACAGGCAAAACAAATTACTGCAGACAATTTTGAGGGTATACTGGTATCTCCTATTTTCTACAAAGAAGTGCTACCTTTCTTAGAATATTGGAGAGAAAACGATATCCCTTTCATATTTTTCAATACACAAATTGCCGATTTTGGGCCGCTAAGCTATATCGGGCAAGATTCATTCCAGAGCGGTCTGGTTGCTGCGAAACTAATCAGCAACAGTATTTCCAATGGGTACATAGTTATAGCCCATATCGATGAAAGTACTAAAAATGCAGCTCACTTGCTTGAAAAAGAAAACGGGTTCAACTCCTTCTTTAAGAATAAGAAGGAATTTCAAACTATCACTGCTGAACTTAACAACAGTACTGAAAAGGATTTTTTCGGACAATTAGACAAACTTTTTCAAAATAATAAAGATATAAAAGCCATATACGTTACGACATCCAAGGCCTACCACATTGCTAACTATTTACAAAAGAAGAAATTAAAAGACATCAAATTGGTTGGATATGATTTGTTGGACAAAAACATCGAATATCTGGAAAACGGCCTGATAAAGTATCTTATTAACCAAAATCCATATGGACAGGGTTATTTAGGAATCTCATACTTAACTGATTATCTTGTTTTTAAGAAAAAGGTTCCCGGTATTAAACATCTTCCCTTAGATATAATTATCGCAGAGAATGCGAAATATTACATCAATAAATATTAA
- a CDS encoding carbohydrate-binding family 9-like protein, with amino-acid sequence MNTIAIHYNSLVNTSNSPEDIHLLLDSAEKHSINQSAWPNKNYLGNCDFSILYGDNALAIKYFVSEDEIRAVYSNINDPVYKDSCVEFFVSLDNENYYNFEFNCNGTCLAQYGPDKANRTFLSPVDIQSIKTNRSVKLVKANQSDLVHWELTVIIPFHVFSNDNIDSLKGELLGMNFYKCGDDLIHPHYLSWNKVNTPAPNFHRPDFFGQGIFK; translated from the coding sequence ATGAATACCATAGCTATACATTACAACTCTTTAGTAAACACATCAAATAGTCCAGAGGATATCCACCTGTTATTAGACTCCGCCGAGAAACATTCCATTAATCAAAGTGCATGGCCTAATAAAAATTATCTCGGAAATTGTGATTTCTCTATTTTATATGGCGATAACGCTTTAGCAATTAAGTATTTTGTATCGGAAGATGAAATCAGAGCAGTGTATAGCAACATCAATGATCCGGTATACAAGGATTCCTGTGTCGAGTTTTTTGTCAGCTTAGACAATGAAAATTATTACAATTTCGAGTTCAATTGTAACGGCACATGTCTTGCTCAATACGGACCAGATAAAGCAAACAGAACTTTTTTATCACCTGTCGATATCCAGTCTATAAAAACAAATCGCAGTGTAAAACTTGTAAAAGCAAATCAATCTGATCTTGTACATTGGGAATTAACGGTAATTATTCCCTTTCATGTTTTTTCAAACGATAATATCGATTCTTTGAAAGGCGAATTACTGGGAATGAATTTTTATAAATGTGGGGACGATCTAATCCATCCGCATTATTTATCATGGAATAAAGTAAATACTCCGGCACCAAATTTTCACAGACCTGATTTTTTTGGACAAGGTATATTCAAATAA
- a CDS encoding PAS domain-containing sensor histidine kinase: MPVFSHLSEENNRSLKEQYVLDTFKPIFENHFLPFYVCSIKGKIIYYNEAAIDLWGHEPPKNAIWTGAQKTYNLDGTVLLPKNSEMACCLNSNQHSSGLEILIELPDSTLKRVISNPKIFFDKNNCPIAVHNTLLDITHNKKAEEQQTIFSDIVKHAYNAIISKDLNGIITSWNTGAEKIFGYTEEEMIGQSITKLIPRDRFHEEDNIIGSIKSGKRIDHYQTVRLKKDGSEINVSITISPIFNTAGEIIGASKIARDITLEILHQQAFKRYSENLEVLNSVGRAISEKLDVQAILQKVIDATTKVTGANFGAFFYKTTNSSGEEMMLYNLSGASKDIFEKMEMPRETSLLHQAFSGNSPIRIDDVTKDERYGKNAPYNGIPEGHFPVKSYLSMPVKLNSGRVIGGLLFGHKKAGQFTEEHENIVSSIASQAAIALDNSELFEEIKSLNLKKDEFIALASHELKTPLTSIKGYLQILSRSTHDKEMSDLFVNKALIQVGKLESLVSDLLNVSKIEAGKLQFNIEILDLRQLVLESIENFSYTSRSHKINLDDIKSPVIIEGDKQRLEQVIINLLSNAVKYSPKSDKVDVFLSSDENNAIVSIKDTGLGLSNESQKNIFTRFYRAEGVSNISGLGLGLYLTKEIVERHHGKIEVESELGQGAEFTFTLPLFRKKSY; encoded by the coding sequence ATGCCCGTGTTTTCACATTTATCCGAAGAGAATAATAGATCCTTAAAAGAGCAATATGTTTTAGACACCTTCAAACCTATTTTTGAAAATCACTTTCTACCATTCTATGTTTGCAGTATAAAAGGTAAGATTATCTACTATAATGAAGCGGCCATAGATCTATGGGGTCATGAACCTCCTAAAAACGCAATCTGGACAGGGGCGCAAAAAACATATAATCTGGATGGAACCGTTTTACTTCCTAAAAATAGCGAGATGGCATGCTGTTTAAATTCAAACCAGCACTCCTCCGGTTTAGAAATCTTAATAGAACTTCCCGACTCTACATTAAAAAGAGTTATTTCCAATCCAAAAATCTTTTTTGATAAAAATAATTGCCCAATAGCAGTTCATAATACACTTTTGGATATTACCCATAATAAGAAGGCTGAGGAACAACAGACTATATTTTCTGATATTGTAAAACATGCCTATAACGCCATAATCAGTAAAGACTTAAACGGTATAATAACCAGTTGGAATACGGGTGCAGAAAAGATATTTGGATATACTGAAGAGGAAATGATTGGACAATCGATTACAAAATTGATTCCTAGAGATCGGTTCCACGAAGAAGACAACATAATCGGTAGTATCAAGAGTGGCAAAAGGATCGACCATTACCAAACCGTAAGATTAAAGAAGGATGGTTCCGAGATTAATGTATCAATAACCATCTCTCCTATTTTCAATACTGCAGGAGAAATAATTGGGGCTTCTAAAATTGCCCGCGATATAACACTGGAAATTTTGCATCAGCAAGCTTTTAAAAGATATTCGGAAAATCTTGAGGTTTTGAACTCTGTTGGCAGAGCAATTTCCGAAAAACTAGATGTACAAGCGATCCTTCAAAAAGTAATTGATGCTACTACAAAGGTCACCGGAGCTAATTTTGGAGCATTTTTTTACAAAACGACAAATTCTTCTGGCGAGGAGATGATGTTATATAATTTATCGGGAGCGTCAAAAGACATTTTTGAAAAAATGGAGATGCCACGGGAGACTTCTTTATTGCATCAGGCATTTAGCGGTAACTCGCCAATCCGGATTGATGATGTAACAAAAGATGAAAGATATGGTAAGAACGCTCCTTATAATGGAATACCCGAGGGACATTTTCCTGTAAAAAGCTATTTATCTATGCCAGTAAAATTAAATTCTGGCCGCGTAATAGGAGGATTATTATTCGGGCATAAAAAAGCTGGTCAATTTACCGAAGAACACGAAAATATCGTTAGCAGTATCGCTTCTCAGGCTGCAATAGCCTTGGATAACTCGGAATTATTTGAAGAGATTAAATCACTAAATCTAAAAAAAGACGAGTTTATTGCACTTGCAAGTCACGAATTAAAAACCCCATTAACTTCAATAAAAGGGTATTTACAAATCCTGTCAAGAAGTACTCACGACAAGGAAATGAGTGATCTTTTCGTCAACAAAGCACTAATACAGGTAGGTAAACTGGAATCTTTAGTATCAGACCTTTTAAATGTATCAAAAATAGAAGCCGGTAAGCTGCAATTTAATATTGAGATTCTTGACTTGCGCCAATTGGTTTTAGAGAGTATTGAAAATTTCTCTTATACTTCCAGATCTCATAAAATCAATTTGGATGATATTAAATCTCCAGTGATCATAGAAGGTGATAAACAGCGTTTAGAACAGGTCATCATAAATCTTCTAAGTAATGCCGTTAAATATTCTCCCAAATCAGATAAAGTAGATGTATTCTTAAGCTCTGATGAAAATAATGCTATAGTGAGCATCAAAGATACCGGGCTTGGGCT